The Candidatus Eisenbacteria bacterium DNA segment CGATCAGGAACGAGATCGCGCGCAGGCCGTCGAGGGACGGAATGGCATGCGCGGAGAGTGCGCGGGCGGGCGGGCCGGAGGTGTTCGCGAGGTACTTGGGCATGGGTTCGGTGCGCAAGGCGCGGAACATCATACGCGATCCGCGGCGCACTTCTCGCGCGAGCGCGCGAGTCGTGCGGAATGCGAAGCCGCACCGCTTCTGCAATCGCAGCAGCCCGTCGCGAGCGCGCGCCGGGCACCGGCCTTGGAGTTCACCCGCGCGGTTGATAGACTTTGGCGAAGATTCCCCGCTCCGCGTGCCCCTCCCCCCCCAAGGTTCGAGCTACCCACTCCATGCACCGCGACCTGACGATCAGCGTTGTCATTCCCTGTTACAACGAAGAAGACGGCGTCCGCATGGTGATCGAACGCATGCCCTCTGCCATCGACGAGATCGTGGTAGTCGACAACAATTGCACCGACCGCACCGCGGAAGTCGCGCGATCGCTCGGAGCAAGGGTGGTGGCCGAGAAGGTCCCGGGCTATGGCGCTGCATACAAGTGCGGGCTGCGTGCCGCCACCAAGGACGTGGTGGTGACGCTCGACGGCGACGGCACCTATCCACCGGAGGAGATCACGCGGCTGGTGGACGAACTGCTGGATCGCAATCTCGAGTTCCTGTCGGCCAGCCGATTCCCGCTGGTGGACGGAGACGCGATGCCGTTCTCGAATCGCATGGGCAACTGGGTGCTCACCGTTGCCGCAGCCGTGTTGTTCTTCAAGCCGATCCGTGACAGCCAGTCCGGCATGTGGGTGTTTCGTCGCGCGGTGCTCGAACGCATGCGGCTGACCTCGGACGGAATGCCGTTCAGCGAAGAGATCAAGCTCGAGGCGCTGCTGCGCGGCGTGCGCTTCGCCGAGGGACACATTCCATACGGCGCCCGAGTCGGCGAGGTGAAGCTCCAGAAGTGGAAGGACGGGTGGGAGAATCTCGCCTTCCTGGTGCGCAAGCGATTCGGATGGCTGAACACGGCTTGAGCACCCACCCCAGGTCCCCGCGCGTTCGACCCGACTGGCTCTCGCCGGTCCTCGGCGTGCTGGTCGTGATCGCGGCGGGAGTTATCATCGGGCTTCAGTACGTGAGCCCGGACAAGCGCATGCTGGCCGTGATCGGCGCCGGCATCGTCCTCGGGATCGCCTGGCGCCTCGATCTGGTGTCGGCGATCGGGCTTCTGGTGCTCGCGCTCCCCTATCCGCGCGAAGTGGTGTTCGGCAGCACCAATCTCGCGATGGTGATGCTGCTGCTCATCATCTGGCTCCTGCGCGTGAACACGGGCAGCGGAGCGCCACCGCGTCGCTCGCGGCTCGATGTTCCGATCATCGGGCTCGTGATCGCCTACATCATCTCGTTCTACAGCATCACGCGGGCCGAACACATCGGGCCGGCGCTCTCGAACACCTACACCTTGCTGGCGTGCGTCGCGATCTACTACCTGATCGTGAACAACGTTCGCACCTCCAACGATCTGGCGCGCATTCACCGTTTCCAGATCGCGTCGATCCTCAGCATCTGCCTGCT contains these protein-coding regions:
- a CDS encoding glycosyltransferase family 2 protein, which produces MTISVVIPCYNEEDGVRMVIERMPSAIDEIVVVDNNCTDRTAEVARSLGARVVAEKVPGYGAAYKCGLRAATKDVVVTLDGDGTYPPEEITRLVDELLDRNLEFLSASRFPLVDGDAMPFSNRMGNWVLTVAAAVLFFKPIRDSQSGMWVFRRAVLERMRLTSDGMPFSEEIKLEALLRGVRFAEGHIPYGARVGEVKLQKWKDGWENLAFLVRKRFGWLNTA